From a region of the Janthinobacterium sp. 61 genome:
- a CDS encoding CAP domain-containing protein yields MIVSSLRWKHWIPALLSAALLSACGGGDSGGNTSLSTSTAAGQLVQEPGAPALSNNIATDGFNWFNYRRSQIGLSPLVRNGLIDSAAQGHSNYLNLNNTVAHEQVQGKPGFTGVTLGNRLAKAGYVVTLLQGEVIAGASNTSGFYLAEELVTAIYHRFVIFEPLFREGGAGAAVSGAGYAYFTTDLASNRNYGAGLAATQIVTYPFDRQQKVAVSFSSDNEEPDPVPNQDVVGYPISVHANYGTPVSVTAFSVRQRGAGTDLAVRQLTSGSDAHTPVSAASIIPLAPLAGNTTYDVSFIGKVNGADVTYNWSFSTR; encoded by the coding sequence TTGATTGTCTCGTCACTGCGTTGGAAACACTGGATACCCGCCCTGCTGAGCGCAGCCCTGTTGAGCGCCTGCGGCGGAGGCGATAGCGGCGGAAATACGTCACTGAGCACCTCGACCGCAGCCGGACAGCTGGTACAGGAGCCGGGCGCTCCCGCCCTCAGCAACAATATTGCCACCGATGGCTTCAACTGGTTCAACTACCGGCGCAGCCAGATCGGCCTGTCACCACTGGTGCGCAATGGCTTGATCGACAGCGCCGCCCAGGGCCATTCCAACTACCTCAATCTCAACAATACGGTGGCGCACGAGCAAGTGCAGGGCAAGCCAGGCTTTACCGGCGTCACACTGGGCAATCGCCTGGCCAAGGCTGGCTACGTCGTCACGTTGCTGCAGGGCGAAGTCATCGCTGGCGCGAGCAACACGTCCGGGTTTTATCTGGCCGAAGAACTGGTGACGGCCATCTATCACCGCTTCGTCATTTTCGAACCGCTCTTCCGGGAAGGCGGCGCGGGTGCGGCTGTCAGTGGCGCCGGTTACGCGTATTTCACCACCGACCTGGCAAGCAACCGCAACTATGGCGCCGGGCTGGCGGCGACGCAAATCGTCACCTATCCATTTGACCGGCAGCAAAAGGTGGCCGTCAGTTTTTCCAGCGATAACGAGGAGCCCGATCCCGTACCGAACCAGGATGTGGTCGGCTACCCGATCAGCGTGCACGCCAATTACGGCACGCCCGTCAGCGTGACGGCGTTCAGCGTGCGCCAGCGCGGTGCCGGCACGGACCTGGCGGTGCGCCAGCTCACGAGCGGCAGCGACGCGCATACACCGGTCTCGGCCGCATCCATCATTCCGCTGGCACCCTTGGCCGGGAACACCACCTATGACGTGAGTTTCATCGGCAAAGTCAATGGCGCGGACGTCACGTACAACTGGTCATTCAGCACGCGCTAG
- a CDS encoding Hpt domain-containing protein — MLKPHATCDDDAAVAASDMVRILDVENGLGRIMGDRILYLKILRRFLHDHGTTPCQIRAEFDTGNYASARLKAHTLKGAAGMIGARHVHGLATNLESALRAQAPDLAQQMQQLELAQDQLLGAVSSMLGTPETTHTAAQDVAPDPAAPAIQLLLARLASHLREGDGAAIDILENSASLLAASLGVHVYQEVAAAAHEFDFDGALAALLRRR, encoded by the coding sequence ATGCTGAAACCACACGCCACTTGCGATGATGATGCCGCCGTAGCGGCATCCGACATGGTTCGTATTCTCGACGTCGAGAACGGACTGGGTCGCATCATGGGCGACCGCATCCTGTATTTGAAAATCCTGCGCCGCTTCCTGCATGACCACGGCACCACGCCGTGCCAGATCCGCGCCGAATTCGACACCGGAAACTATGCCTCCGCGCGCCTGAAGGCGCATACCCTGAAAGGCGCCGCCGGCATGATCGGTGCGCGCCACGTGCACGGCCTGGCGACAAACCTGGAGTCGGCACTACGTGCCCAGGCGCCCGACCTGGCCCAGCAGATGCAGCAGCTGGAACTGGCGCAAGATCAATTGCTCGGTGCCGTCAGCAGCATGCTGGGCACGCCGGAGACAACCCACACGGCTGCGCAGGACGTGGCGCCCGACCCGGCCGCGCCCGCCATCCAGCTGCTGCTGGCGCGCCTTGCCAGCCATCTGCGTGAAGGCGATGGCGCGGCCATCGACATCCTGGAAAACTCGGCCAGCCTGCTGGCTGCCAGCCTGGGCGTGCACGTCTATCAGGAAGTGGCGGCCGCTGCGCATGAGTTCGACTTCGATGGCGCCCTGGCGGCGCTGCTGAGGCGCCGCTAG
- the mnmE gene encoding tRNA uridine-5-carboxymethylaminomethyl(34) synthesis GTPase MnmE, protein MKLDSSPIAAIATAPGRGGIGVVRASGKNLAPLMTALFGAQQLKPRHATYLPFTESDGSIIDQGIAIHFKGPHSYTGEDVLELQGHGGPIVLQLLLARVLEAGRDNGLRLAEPGEFTRRAFLNDKLDLAQAEAVADLIDASTEAAAKSASQSLSGAFSNTIHALVEQVTGLRMLVEATLDFPEEEIDFLEKSNARGQLKAVIEALNKVFAQAAQGALLREGLNVVLAGQPNVGKSSLLNALAGADVAIVTPIAGTTRDKVSETIQIEGIPLNIIDTAGIRSAGDTIDAVERIGIERTWGEIGKADVILHLLDADHGPTQADETIVAAFPEGVPVVRVWNKIDLSGHKPSVDALPDATHVYLSAHEHIGIDLLRAELLRIAGWQQTGESLYLARERHLIALKSAGKHLNIAAAHAAQDDQSLDLFAEELRLAQVQLSSITGEFSPDDLLGVIFSRFCIGK, encoded by the coding sequence ATGAAACTTGACTCTTCCCCTATCGCCGCCATCGCCACCGCACCAGGACGCGGCGGCATCGGCGTGGTACGCGCCTCCGGCAAAAACCTCGCTCCTTTGATGACGGCCCTGTTCGGCGCGCAGCAACTGAAACCGCGCCATGCCACCTACCTGCCATTTACGGAAAGCGACGGCAGCATCATTGACCAGGGCATCGCCATCCACTTCAAGGGCCCGCACTCCTACACGGGCGAAGATGTGCTGGAATTGCAGGGCCATGGCGGCCCAATCGTGTTGCAGCTGCTGCTGGCGCGCGTGCTGGAGGCGGGCCGGGACAACGGCTTGCGCCTGGCCGAACCCGGCGAATTCACGCGCCGCGCCTTTTTGAATGACAAGCTTGATCTGGCGCAAGCCGAAGCCGTGGCCGATCTGATCGACGCTTCCACGGAAGCGGCCGCCAAGTCCGCCTCGCAATCGCTGTCGGGCGCATTCTCGAATACGATACACGCGCTGGTGGAACAGGTGACGGGCTTGCGCATGCTGGTCGAGGCGACCCTGGATTTCCCGGAAGAAGAGATCGATTTCCTGGAAAAATCGAATGCGCGCGGTCAGTTGAAAGCCGTCATCGAAGCGCTGAATAAAGTGTTTGCGCAGGCGGCGCAGGGCGCGCTACTGCGCGAAGGTCTCAATGTCGTGCTGGCGGGCCAGCCCAACGTGGGCAAGTCATCGCTGTTGAACGCGCTGGCGGGCGCCGACGTGGCGATTGTGACGCCGATTGCCGGCACCACGCGCGACAAGGTCAGCGAAACCATCCAGATCGAAGGCATTCCGCTCAACATCATCGACACGGCCGGCATCCGCAGCGCGGGCGACACCATCGACGCCGTCGAGCGCATCGGCATCGAGCGCACCTGGGGCGAGATCGGCAAGGCCGACGTGATTTTGCACCTGCTGGACGCAGATCACGGCCCCACCCAGGCAGATGAAACCATCGTCGCCGCCTTCCCAGAAGGCGTGCCCGTGGTGCGCGTGTGGAACAAGATTGACCTGTCCGGCCACAAGCCCAGCGTCGATGCCTTGCCGGATGCCACGCACGTGTATCTGTCGGCACACGAACACATCGGTATCGACTTGCTGCGCGCCGAGCTGCTGCGCATCGCCGGCTGGCAGCAGACGGGCGAATCGCTGTATCTGGCGCGTGAACGCCATTTGATCGCGCTCAAGTCGGCCGGCAAGCACTTGAACATCGCTGCCGCGCACGCGGCGCAGGATGACCAGTCGCTGGATTTGTTTGCCGAAGAGCTGCGCCTGGCGCAGGTGCAGCTGTCGAGCATCACGGGCGAGTTTTCACCTGACGATTTGCTGGGCGTGATCTTCAGCCGTTTCTGCATCGGCAAATAA
- the yidC gene encoding membrane protein insertase YidC — translation MDINKRTILWIVFSVSLVILWNEWMISNGKPSMFSANTEQTAKAPATPAKTDALAASAAAGVPALSGEAVDPAAFKREVISITTDVIKVDIDTLGGQVKRLELLKFKGAGNPGWFGGCFGLFKWCQPDDGKQNEVLFDEGANHTYLAQSGLVGGPFPTHASGFTVQPGVRTIGDGKQVQLVMEAVEGGVKLTKTFTFKRGDYVIDVRHDVSNVGAAPVTPQLYLQLTHDGNKPVGDSFFNSSFTGPTLYTPQDKYQKLTFEKIEKAAVEDEKKGNDNAMKGLHPATATGGWFAISQHFFVSAFVPPENAKRDIFTKKVGPNLYAIGNVLPLPTLAPGASASMDSKLYSGPQIAHLLENVSPGLELVKDYGWLTIIAKPMFWVMEQIHSVLGNWGWTIIAFTILIKLLFFPLSAAGYRSMAKMKLVTPKMQAIRERFKGDPQKMNQATMELYKTEKINPLGGCLPILIQMPVFIALYWVLNASVEIRGAPWIGWITDLAQHDPWCILPVLYAISMFITTKLNPAPADPMQAKMMLFMPLAFSVMFFFFPSGLVLYWVVNNVLSIGQQWVITKKYAPAAK, via the coding sequence ATGGATATCAATAAACGTACCATCCTGTGGATCGTGTTTTCCGTCTCGCTGGTAATTCTCTGGAACGAATGGATGATCTCGAACGGCAAGCCGTCGATGTTCTCCGCGAACACGGAACAAACCGCCAAGGCGCCTGCGACCCCTGCCAAGACGGATGCCCTGGCTGCATCGGCTGCCGCAGGCGTGCCTGCCCTGTCGGGTGAGGCTGTCGATCCCGCCGCGTTCAAGCGCGAAGTGATTAGCATCACCACCGACGTCATCAAGGTCGACATCGACACCCTGGGCGGCCAGGTCAAGCGTCTGGAATTGCTGAAATTCAAGGGCGCGGGCAATCCGGGCTGGTTTGGCGGCTGCTTCGGCCTGTTCAAATGGTGCCAGCCCGATGACGGCAAGCAAAACGAAGTGCTGTTCGACGAAGGCGCGAACCATACCTACCTGGCGCAATCGGGCCTGGTCGGCGGTCCTTTCCCTACCCATGCGAGCGGTTTCACCGTGCAGCCTGGCGTGCGCACCATCGGTGACGGCAAGCAAGTGCAACTGGTAATGGAAGCGGTCGAAGGCGGCGTCAAGCTGACCAAGACGTTTACCTTCAAGCGCGGCGACTACGTCATCGACGTGCGCCACGACGTGTCCAACGTGGGCGCGGCACCTGTCACGCCGCAGCTGTATCTGCAACTGACGCATGACGGCAACAAGCCGGTCGGTGACTCGTTCTTCAACAGCAGCTTCACGGGTCCGACCCTGTACACGCCGCAAGACAAGTACCAGAAGCTGACGTTCGAGAAAATCGAAAAAGCGGCCGTGGAAGACGAGAAGAAGGGCAACGACAATGCCATGAAGGGCCTGCATCCGGCCACGGCGACTGGCGGCTGGTTTGCGATTTCGCAACACTTCTTCGTGTCCGCTTTCGTTCCGCCTGAGAACGCCAAGCGCGACATCTTCACGAAGAAGGTCGGCCCCAACCTGTACGCCATCGGCAACGTGCTGCCCCTGCCTACCCTGGCGCCAGGCGCTTCGGCCAGCATGGACAGCAAGCTGTACTCGGGTCCGCAAATCGCGCACCTGCTGGAAAACGTCTCGCCTGGCCTGGAGCTGGTCAAGGATTACGGCTGGCTGACCATCATCGCCAAGCCGATGTTCTGGGTCATGGAACAGATCCACAGCGTGCTGGGCAACTGGGGCTGGACCATCATCGCCTTCACGATCCTGATCAAGCTGCTGTTCTTCCCGCTGTCGGCTGCCGGCTATCGCAGCATGGCGAAGATGAAACTGGTCACGCCGAAGATGCAAGCCATCCGCGAACGCTTCAAAGGCGATCCGCAAAAGATGAACCAGGCCACGATGGAGCTGTACAAGACGGAAAAAATCAATCCGCTGGGCGGCTGCCTGCCGATCCTGATCCAGATGCCCGTCTTTATCGCTCTGTACTGGGTACTGAACGCGTCCGTGGAAATCCGCGGCGCGCCATGGATCGGCTGGATCACCGACCTGGCCCAGCATGACCCATGGTGCATCCTGCCCGTGCTGTACGCGATCTCGATGTTCATCACGACCAAGCTGAACCCGGCCCCGGCCGATCCGATGCAAGCGAAGATGATGTTGTTCATGCCACTGGCATTCTCGGTGATGTTCTTCTTCTTCCCGTCGGGCTTGGTACTCTACTGGGTCGTCAACAACGTCCTGTCGATTGGCCAGCAATGGGTGATCACCAAGAAATACGCGCCTGCCGCCAAGTAA
- the yidD gene encoding membrane protein insertion efficiency factor YidD — protein sequence MKTLLLFLLRAYQLLISPMLGQNCRFYPSCSHYAMEALRVHGTAKGSLLAAKRLCRCHPWNDGGVDPVPPADCKQSSTTACGCNHS from the coding sequence ATGAAAACCCTGCTGCTGTTCCTGCTGCGCGCTTATCAGTTGCTGATCAGCCCCATGCTGGGACAGAATTGCCGTTTCTATCCAAGTTGTTCGCATTACGCGATGGAAGCGCTGCGCGTGCACGGTACGGCCAAGGGCAGCCTGCTGGCTGCCAAGCGCCTGTGCCGTTGCCACCCCTGGAATGATGGGGGCGTCGACCCGGTGCCGCCGGCCGATTGCAAACAATCTTCAACGACCGCTTGCGGTTGCAACCACTCCTGA
- the rnpA gene encoding ribonuclease P protein component: MASCTPVGNQREGSHDFARFRRIVKTDEFSSVFRLRPSQKTAHFVLYTRHNQLPHARLGVVVAKRFAPRAATRNTIKRVTRELFRNSAMPPVDCVVRLSRAVNSKDGPATTSQLKAELREELSRLFAAQIAAQARSVAAPPPSAP, encoded by the coding sequence GTGGCTAGCTGTACTCCAGTCGGCAATCAACGCGAAGGTTCACACGACTTCGCGCGCTTTCGGCGTATCGTTAAAACGGATGAATTTTCATCCGTTTTTCGTTTGCGCCCTTCGCAAAAAACAGCGCATTTTGTGCTGTACACCCGACACAATCAATTGCCGCATGCGCGGCTGGGCGTCGTTGTGGCGAAGCGTTTCGCACCACGCGCGGCGACCCGCAACACGATCAAACGCGTCACGCGCGAGCTGTTTCGCAACAGCGCGATGCCGCCAGTCGACTGCGTGGTGCGTTTGTCGCGCGCCGTCAACAGCAAGGATGGCCCGGCCACCACGAGCCAGCTCAAAGCCGAGCTGCGTGAGGAATTGAGCCGCCTGTTTGCGGCGCAAATCGCCGCCCAGGCCCGTTCTGTTGCTGCGCCACCACCATCCGCGCCATGA
- the rpmH gene encoding 50S ribosomal protein L34, protein MKRTYQPSVVRRKRTHGFRARMATRGGRDVLNARRAKGRKRLAV, encoded by the coding sequence ATGAAACGTACTTACCAACCTTCCGTCGTTCGCCGCAAGCGTACGCACGGCTTCCGCGCTCGTATGGCTACCCGTGGTGGCCGTGATGTGCTCAACGCACGTCGCGCAAAGGGCCGCAAACGTCTGGCCGTCTAG
- the dnaA gene encoding chromosomal replication initiator protein DnaA, translated as MDNFWQACSAQLELELTPQQFSAWIKPLIPLDYEEGKLRIAAPNRFKLDWVKTQFASRITALAIQYFEAPTEVQFVLDPRLALPKKPVTASTPASDPNGGAPSARAAEPQPSVPELSIGAAPRREQSRINTDLTFDSFVTGKANQLARAAAIQVANNPGVSYNPLFFYGGVGLGKTHLIHAIGNQVMADNPGAKIRYIHAEQYVRDVVTAYQRKGFDDFKHYYHSLDMLLIDDIQFFGGKSRTQEEFFYAFEALIAAKKQIIITSDTYPKEITGMDDRLISRFDSGLTVAIEPPELEMRVAILLKKAKQEGVTFSDDVAFFVAKHLRSNVRELEGALRKILAYSRFHGKDITIDIVKEALKDLLSVQNRQISVENIQKTVADFFNIKVADMYSKRRPANIARPRQIAMYLAKELTQKSLPEIGELFGGRDHTTVLHAVRKIALDRTKNPECNHELHVLEQTLKG; from the coding sequence ATGGATAATTTCTGGCAGGCCTGTTCCGCGCAGTTGGAACTGGAGCTGACACCGCAACAATTCAGTGCGTGGATCAAACCGCTTATCCCTCTCGATTACGAAGAGGGCAAGCTGCGCATTGCTGCGCCCAATCGCTTCAAGCTCGATTGGGTCAAGACCCAGTTCGCCAGCCGCATCACTGCGCTGGCCATACAGTACTTCGAAGCGCCCACGGAAGTGCAGTTCGTGCTCGACCCGCGCCTGGCCCTGCCGAAGAAGCCCGTCACCGCCAGCACTCCGGCCAGCGATCCGAATGGCGGCGCGCCCAGCGCGCGCGCCGCGGAGCCGCAGCCCAGCGTGCCGGAACTGAGCATCGGCGCGGCGCCGCGCCGCGAGCAGAGCCGCATCAACACCGACCTGACCTTCGACAGCTTCGTGACCGGCAAGGCCAACCAGCTGGCGCGCGCCGCCGCCATCCAGGTGGCGAACAATCCGGGCGTGTCCTATAACCCGCTGTTCTTCTACGGCGGCGTCGGTCTGGGTAAAACCCACTTGATCCACGCTATCGGCAACCAGGTGATGGCCGACAATCCTGGCGCGAAGATACGCTACATCCACGCGGAACAGTACGTTCGCGACGTAGTGACCGCTTACCAGCGCAAGGGTTTCGACGACTTCAAGCACTACTATCACTCGCTCGACATGCTGCTGATCGATGATATTCAATTCTTTGGCGGCAAGAGCCGCACGCAGGAAGAGTTTTTCTATGCGTTCGAGGCATTAATTGCCGCAAAGAAACAGATCATCATCACCTCGGATACCTATCCGAAGGAAATCACGGGCATGGACGATCGCCTGATCTCGCGCTTCGACTCGGGCCTGACGGTGGCTATCGAACCGCCGGAACTGGAAATGCGCGTGGCGATTTTGCTGAAAAAAGCCAAGCAGGAAGGCGTGACCTTCTCCGACGACGTGGCCTTCTTTGTCGCCAAGCACCTGCGCTCGAACGTGCGCGAGCTCGAAGGCGCGCTGCGCAAAATTCTTGCGTACTCGCGTTTCCATGGCAAGGACATCACGATCGATATCGTCAAGGAAGCCCTGAAGGACTTGCTGTCGGTGCAGAACCGCCAGATTTCCGTGGAAAACATCCAGAAAACAGTGGCCGACTTCTTCAATATCAAGGTCGCCGACATGTATTCGAAGCGCCGGCCCGCAAATATCGCCCGGCCGCGCCAGATCGCCATGTACCTGGCCAAGGAATTGACACAGAAGAGCCTGCCGGAAATCGGCGAACTGTTCGGCGGCCGCGACCACACCACGGTGCTGCATGCCGTGCGCAAGATCGCGCTGGACCGCACCAAAAACCCGGAATGCAACCACGAATTGCATGTGCTGGAGCAAACGTTGAAGGGCTAA
- the dnaN gene encoding DNA polymerase III subunit beta: MQLVKTTRDTLLRPLQIVSGIVERRHTMPILANILIRKDGENVSFLSTDTEVQITTHAEIGSGADVTGTTVAARKLLDILRALPESGDVTMTLLNKRLTVQTGKSRFALQTLAAEEFPTVQQAESYNASVTLPQKTLKHLFNMVHFSMAQQDIRYYLNGLLLVLDGNNVIAVATDGHRLAFCQVATEQTFARQEVIIPRKTIIELQRLLEENDEPVQLDIAANQVKLTFADIELISKLVEGKFPDYTRVIPKGYKNDFTIGRDELLRSLQRAAIMTSDKFKGVRCIITPGSMKISSTNADQEEAVEELEIDYGGDSVDIGFNVTYLLDVLNNLKCEYVNIALGDSNSSALISIPDNADFKYVVMPMRI; the protein is encoded by the coding sequence ATGCAATTGGTCAAAACCACCCGAGATACCCTTCTCCGGCCACTGCAGATCGTGAGCGGTATTGTCGAGCGTCGGCACACTATGCCGATTCTGGCCAATATCCTCATCCGCAAAGACGGTGAAAATGTCTCCTTCCTGTCGACCGACACCGAAGTGCAGATCACCACGCACGCGGAAATCGGTTCCGGTGCGGACGTTACCGGCACCACTGTGGCCGCGCGCAAGCTGCTGGACATTTTGCGCGCCCTGCCCGAATCGGGCGACGTCACGATGACCCTGCTGAACAAGCGCCTGACCGTGCAAACGGGCAAGTCGCGCTTCGCCCTGCAAACCCTGGCGGCGGAAGAGTTTCCAACCGTGCAACAGGCGGAAAGCTATAACGCCTCCGTCACCCTGCCCCAGAAAACGCTGAAGCACCTGTTCAATATGGTGCATTTCTCGATGGCGCAGCAAGACATCCGCTATTACCTGAACGGCTTGCTGCTGGTTCTGGATGGCAATAATGTCATCGCCGTCGCCACCGATGGCCACCGCCTGGCGTTTTGCCAGGTCGCCACCGAGCAGACGTTTGCGCGCCAGGAAGTGATTATTCCGCGCAAGACCATCATCGAACTGCAGCGCCTGCTGGAAGAGAACGATGAGCCGGTGCAGCTGGACATCGCCGCCAACCAGGTGAAACTGACCTTTGCCGACATCGAGCTGATCTCGAAGCTGGTGGAAGGCAAGTTCCCCGACTACACGCGCGTGATTCCAAAAGGCTACAAAAACGACTTCACCATCGGCCGCGATGAACTGCTGCGTTCGCTGCAGCGTGCCGCCATCATGACCAGCGACAAGTTCAAGGGCGTGCGCTGCATCATCACCCCGGGCAGCATGAAGATCAGCTCGACCAATGCGGACCAGGAAGAAGCCGTCGAAGAGCTGGAAATCGACTACGGCGGCGACTCCGTCGACATCGGCTTCAACGTGACGTACCTGCTGGACGTGTTGAACAACCTGAAATGCGAATACGTCAACATCGCGCTGGGCGACTCGAACTCGTCCGCCCTGATCTCCATCCCGGACAATGCCGACTTCAAGTATGTCGTCATGCCGATGCGGATCTAA
- the gyrB gene encoding DNA topoisomerase (ATP-hydrolyzing) subunit B: MSENPQDTPIQAKTEEYGASSIQILEGLEAVRKRPGMYIGDTSDGTGLHHLVFEVLDNSIDESLAGHCTDIHVTIHSDNSISITDNGRGVPTGLKMDDKHDPKRSAAEIVMTELHAGGKFDQNSYKVSGGLHGVGVSCVNGLSKLLKLTIRRDGKVHHMEFVRGVPQDRQIVMVGDIATSPIKVIGETDKRGTDVHFWADEEIFTHVEFHYEILAKRIRELSFLNNGVKIKLSDQRTGKEEIFAFEGGTRGFVEYINKAKSVLHPTIFQATGERLSDQGTNISVDVSMQWNDAYNEQVLCFTNNIPQRDGGTHLTGLRAAMTRVINKYIDEHEFAKKAKVEISGDDMREGLTCVLSVKVPEPKFSSQTKDKLVSSEVRGPVEEIVAKTLADYLQEKPNDAKIICGKIVEAARAREAARKARDLTRRKGIMDGLGLSAKLADCQEKDPALCELYIVEGDSAGGSAKQGRDRKFQAILPLRGKVLNVEKARFEKMLSSEQITTLIATLGTSIGPDEFNVEKLRYHRIIIMTDADVDGAHIRTLLLTLFYRQMPQLVERGHIYIAQPPLYKVKSGRDERYLKDDAEEASYMMTVALNTAVLVPRTGADGISGETLTELVRKFNLSNTIMTRLTRVIDRAALTAIMTGVQLDLSTLDLAETSALALQTAINDSAVKVHVRSDDLSEKHMLRIERMHHGNVKVSAIDADFVQGPDYAVLSSGAATFEGLIGEGAFVRRGEGERMKEIAVVDFHQAMQWLRDEAERTVSKQRYKGLGEMNPDQLWETTMDPTVRRLLKVQIEDAIAADQIFTTLMGDDVEPRRAFIENNALRAGNIDV; encoded by the coding sequence ATGTCCGAGAATCCACAAGACACCCCGATCCAGGCCAAAACGGAAGAATACGGCGCCTCCTCCATCCAGATCCTGGAAGGCCTGGAAGCCGTGCGCAAACGCCCGGGCATGTACATTGGCGACACCTCGGACGGCACCGGCTTGCACCATCTGGTATTCGAAGTGCTGGACAACTCCATCGATGAATCGCTGGCCGGCCACTGCACGGATATCCACGTCACCATCCACAGCGACAATTCGATCTCGATCACCGACAATGGCCGCGGCGTGCCGACCGGCCTGAAAATGGACGACAAGCACGATCCGAAGCGTTCGGCGGCGGAAATCGTCATGACCGAGCTGCACGCGGGCGGCAAGTTCGACCAGAACTCGTACAAAGTCTCGGGCGGCTTGCACGGCGTGGGCGTATCTTGCGTCAATGGCCTGTCGAAACTGCTGAAACTGACCATCCGCCGCGATGGCAAAGTACATCACATGGAATTCGTGCGCGGCGTGCCGCAAGACCGCCAGATCGTCATGGTGGGCGACATCGCCACCTCGCCGATCAAGGTCATCGGCGAAACGGACAAGCGCGGCACCGACGTGCATTTCTGGGCCGACGAAGAGATTTTCACGCACGTGGAATTCCACTATGAAATCCTGGCCAAGCGCATCCGCGAACTGTCCTTCCTGAACAATGGCGTCAAGATCAAATTGTCCGACCAGCGCACGGGCAAGGAAGAAATCTTCGCCTTCGAAGGCGGCACGCGCGGTTTCGTCGAGTACATCAACAAGGCCAAATCGGTCTTGCACCCGACCATTTTCCAGGCCACGGGCGAGCGTTTGTCGGACCAGGGCACGAACATTTCGGTCGACGTATCGATGCAGTGGAACGATGCCTACAACGAACAAGTGCTGTGCTTCACGAATAACATCCCGCAACGCGACGGCGGTACCCACCTGACGGGCTTGCGCGCGGCAATGACGCGCGTGATCAACAAATACATCGATGAACACGAGTTCGCCAAAAAGGCGAAAGTGGAAATCAGCGGCGACGACATGCGCGAAGGCCTGACCTGCGTCTTGTCCGTGAAAGTACCGGAACCGAAATTCTCGTCGCAGACGAAAGACAAGCTGGTATCGAGCGAAGTGCGCGGCCCCGTCGAAGAAATCGTCGCCAAGACCCTGGCCGACTACCTGCAAGAAAAACCGAACGACGCCAAGATCATTTGCGGCAAGATCGTCGAAGCAGCGCGCGCCCGCGAAGCGGCCCGCAAGGCCCGCGACTTGACGCGCCGCAAAGGCATCATGGACGGCCTGGGCCTGTCGGCCAAGCTGGCCGACTGCCAGGAAAAAGACCCGGCCCTGTGCGAACTGTACATCGTCGAGGGTGACTCGGCAGGTGGCTCGGCAAAACAAGGGCGCGACCGCAAGTTCCAGGCCATCTTGCCACTGCGCGGTAAAGTGCTGAACGTGGAAAAAGCCCGTTTTGAGAAAATGCTGTCGTCCGAGCAGATCACCACCCTGATCGCTACCCTGGGTACCTCGATCGGACCGGACGAATTCAACGTCGAAAAACTGCGCTACCACCGCATCATCATCATGACCGATGCGGACGTCGACGGCGCCCACATCCGTACCCTGCTGCTGACCCTGTTCTACCGCCAGATGCCGCAACTGGTCGAACGCGGCCACATCTACATCGCGCAACCGCCGCTGTACAAAGTGAAATCGGGCCGCGACGAGCGCTATCTGAAAGATGACGCCGAAGAAGCAAGCTACATGATGACGGTGGCGCTGAACACGGCCGTGCTGGTGCCGCGCACTGGCGCGGATGGCATTTCCGGCGAGACGCTGACGGAACTGGTGCGCAAGTTCAACCTGTCGAACACCATCATGACGCGTCTGACGCGCGTCATCGACCGTGCCGCCCTGACGGCCATCATGACGGGCGTGCAGCTGGACCTGTCGACCCTGGACCTGGCGGAAACTTCCGCACTGGCCCTGCAGACGGCCATCAACGATAGCGCAGTGAAAGTGCACGTGCGTTCCGACGACTTGTCGGAAAAACACATGCTGCGCATCGAGCGCATGCACCACGGCAACGTCAAAGTCAGCGCCATCGACGCCGACTTCGTGCAAGGCCCGGACTACGCCGTACTGAGCAGCGGCGCCGCCACCTTCGAAGGCTTGATCGGCGAAGGCGCTTTTGTCCGCCGCGGCGAAGGCGAGCGCATGAAGGAAATCGCCGTGGTCGACTTCCACCAAGCCATGCAATGGCTGCGCGACGAAGCCGAACGCACCGTCTCGAAACAGCGCTACAAGGGTCTGGGCGAGATGAATCCGGATCAGCTGTGGGAAACCACGATGGACCCAACCGTGCGCCGCTTGTTGAAAGTGCAGATCGAAGACGCGATTGCTGCGGATCAGATCTTCACGACCTTGATGGGCGACGACGTGGAACCACGCCGCGCCTTCATCGAAAACAACGCGCTGCGCGCGGGCAATATTGACGTGTAA